A section of the Meles meles chromosome 8, mMelMel3.1 paternal haplotype, whole genome shotgun sequence genome encodes:
- the E2F8 gene encoding transcription factor E2F8: MENEKENLFFEPHKRGLMKTPLKESTTANTVLTEIQPDFGPLTTPTKPKEISQGEPWTPTANLKMLISAVSPEIRNRDQKRGLFDSRNGLPEAKDCLHEHLSGDEYEKSQPSRKEKSLGLLCHKFLARYPNYPNPAVNNDICLDEVAEELNVERRRIYDIVNVLESLHMVSRLAKNRYTWHGRHNLNKTLGTLKSVGEENKYAEQIMMIKKKEYEQEFDFSKTYSIEDHIIKSNTGQNGHPDMCFVELPGVEFRAASVNSRKDKSLRVMSQKFVMLFLVSTPQIVSLEIAAKILIGEDHVEDLDRSKFKTKIRRLYDIANVLSSLNLIKKVHVTEERGRKPAFKWTGPEISPSPSGRGPVLPLPCSDLEAKRPSKDNCAKNLFSTRGKPNFTRHPSLIKLVKSIESDRRKINSAPSSPIKTNKAESSRDLAPFPSKMAQLAAICKMQLEEQSSEPRKKVKVQLARSGQCKPVAPLDTPASAELDLTAPSLIQPLGVVPLLPSPLSPAVPVILPQAPSGPSYAIYLQPAQAQTMTPPQGLSPTPSCKATKSKDAADATTEKAASDATKSGASTRPGSLLPVPERPGAKNRDKEPAGERGSKRASLLEDSGSKKKFKEDLKGLENVSATLFPSGYLIPLTQCSSLGAESILSSKENSSTLSPNHRIYSSPITGVIPVTSSELTAVNFPSFHVTPLKLMVSPTSVAAVPVGNSPALTSSHPVPIQNPSSAIVNFTLQHLGLLSPSVQVSASPGAVPVSPRIEAVSVISDNAGTQQGRATRYDSPVPGQNQPNGQSVAVMGTQQPVPVTPKGSQSVAESFFRTPGGPGKPMGPSCVDFDGANKTSIGTLFVPQRKLEVSTEDVH, translated from the exons ATGGAGAATGAAAAG GAAAATCTCTTTTTTGAGCCACATAAAAGAGGACTCATGAAAACACCTCTGAAGGAATCCACGACAGCAAATACAGTGTTGACAGAGATCCAGCCTGACTTTGGCCCTTTGACCACACCCACCAAGCCCAAGGAAATCTCCCAGGGAGAACCGTGGACACCAACAGCAAACCTCAAAATGCTCATCAGTGCCGTGAGCCCCGAGATCCGAAACAGAGATCAGAAGAGGGGGTTGTTTGACAGCAGGAATGGATTACCTGAGGCCAAAGATTGTTTACAT GAACACTTATCTGGAGACGAATATGAGAAATCCCAGCCGAGTCGAAAAGAGAAAAGTTTAGGATTGCTGTGTCATAAGTTCTTAGCACGATATCCTAACTATCCCAACCCCGCTGTGAATAATGACATCTGTCTTGACGAAGTCGCCGAGGAACTGA atgtcGAGCGGCGACGCATTTACGATATTGTGAATGTCCTAGAGAGTTTACACATGGTGAGCCGCCTGGCCAAAAACAGGTACACTTGGCACGGACGACATAATCTCAACAAAACCCTTGGGACTCTGAAAAGTGTCGGAGAGGAGAACAAGTATGCTGAGCAGATCATGATgatcaaaaagaaagaatatgaacaAGAGTTTGACTTTAGTAAGACTTACAGTATAGAAGATCATATCATCAAATCAAACACGGGCCAGAACGGACACCCAGACATGTGTTTCGTCGAACTCCCTGGAGTGGAGTTTCGGGCAG CTTCTGTAAACAGCCGCAAAGACAAGTCTTTAAGAGTGATGAGCCAGAAATTTGTGATGCTGTTTTTGGTGTCAACGCCTCAGATAGTCAGCCTAGAAATCGCTGCCAAGATTTTAATTGGGGAAGACCACGTGGAGGATCTGGATAGAAGCAAGTTTAAAA CAAAAATTAGGAGGTTGTATGATATAGCTAATGTTCTGAGTAGCCTGAATCTTATCAAGAAAGTTCATGTCACAGAAGAAAGAGGCCGAAAACCAGCTTTTAAATGGACAGGCCCAGAAATCAGTCCAAGTCCCAGTG GCCGTGGCCCCgtccttcctctcccctgctccgATCTGGAAGCAAAGCGTCCTTCGAAAGACAACTGTGCCAAAAACCTCTTCTCCACGCGTGGGAAACCGAACTTCACTCGACACCCATCTCTTATCAAACTGGTAAAGAGCATAGAAAGTGACCGGAGGAAAATAAATTCTGCCCCCAGCAGCCCCATCAAGACCAACAAAG CTGAGAGTTCTCGGGACCTGGCACCCTTCCCAAGTAAAATGGCTCAGCTCGCGGCTATTTGCAAAATGCAGTTAGAAGAGCAGTCAAG TGAACCCAGAAAGAAAGTGAAGGTACAGCTGGCAAGATCTGGGCAGTGCAAACCCGTGGCCCCCCTGGACACCCCAGCAAGTGCTGAGCTGGACCTGACGGCACCATCCCTCATCCAGCCCCTGGGGGtggtccccctcctccccagcccactGTCACCAGCAGTACCAGTGATCCTACCTCAGGCCCCTTCGGGCCCGTCCTATGCCATCTACCTGCAGCCTGCCCAAGCCCAGACCATGACGCCACCCCAAGGCCTGAGCCCCACCCCCTCTTGTAAAGCGACAAAATCAAAAGACGCCGCAGATGCCACCACCGAGAAGGCAGCCAGTGATGCCACCAAGTCCGGTGCCTCCACCAGGCCTGGAAGCTTGCTGCCGGTGCCCGAGAGACCAGGTGCCAAGAACCGAGACAAGGAGCCTGCTGGGGAAAGAGGCTCCAAGAGGGCAAGCCTGCTTGAGGACAGTGGttccaaaaagaaatttaaagaggACCTAAAAGGACTTGAAAATGTCTCCGCA ACCCTGTTCCCATCGGGATACCTAATCCCtctcacccagtgctcatccctaGGGGCAGAGTCCATTCTGTCCAGTAAAGAAAACTCAAGTACACTGTCCCCAAACCACAGGATCTACAGTTCCCCAATCACAG GTGTTATTCCAGTGACATCATCCGAACTCACTGCTGttaattttccctctttccatGTAACACCTCTGAAGCTAATGGTCTCACCAACTTCTGTGGCAGCCGTCCCTGTCGGGAACAGCCCGGCTCTCACTTCGAGCCACCCCGTTCCCATCCAGAACCCGAGCTCAGCCATTGTAAACTTCACCCTGCAGCACCTGGGACTCCTCTCCCCCAGTGTGCAGGTGTCTGCCAGCCCAGGAGCTGTTCCTGTGTCTCCAAGAATAGAGGCTGTTAGTGTCATATCAGACAATGCAGGCACTCAGCAAGGAAGGGCCACCAGGTACGACTCTCCAGTCCCGGGCCAGAACCAACCAAATGGACAATCAGTTGCTGTGATGGGGACACAACAG